Genomic segment of Arvicola amphibius chromosome 7, mArvAmp1.2, whole genome shotgun sequence:
caaagcctacccccagtgacacacttcctccaacaaggacacacctcctgcagcccctctccctccctcgccgtgtttggctctctctctttgtcccccctccttttccttcccttccataacccatcTAATAAATATCTAACTTTACTttacatggtgtgcctatctgtctctcttGCCCGCCACAGTCACATAGAGACCTGCAGCGTGGTCTCGTGGGCCATCCCTGCTTGGGTCTAGTTGCTTTCGGGACCCTGGCAGCTTGCAGCAAACCCATCTGcgtggtgtgcctatctgtctgctcCTTGCCCACCCGCCGCCCACATGGCTAGCCTCCGGGGACGCCcaagggaccagccacctttggagacctgctgcATGGTGCTCCCAGGCCCTGCCAGGGACTGGCTGCTCTAGGGGACCCACTGCCTCCTGCTgttgccaggcagctcacaaatccATTACACCTAATCCTCCAAATTCTTCCAAGCAGTTCCCCTCCCTAGTGACAAAGCATTTTCATATACAAGCCAATGGGGCCactcttactcaaaccaccaagGTTGCCGTGCTGATTCAGCATGAGACAgcggtttgttttagttttacttgtgggttttgcttgtttgcatttaatgtatgtgtatatgaaagagagaaaggggtggggagagaaacagagacagaggagaggagagagagagagagagagagagagagagagagagagagagagagagagagagagagagagagagagagagcaataccAAAGAAGGCCAGaaggatctcctggaactggagctatattacagatggttgtgagacccCCAACATGAGtcctgagacttgaactcaggtcctctgcaagggcagcaagtggtCTTAACCAGTGACCCATCTCTCAAGCCTGAGAGAATGGTTTTTAAAGTCTCTCATCCCAAGAAGCCCTGCCGTCTTCACCCATAGACCGGCACCCCTGTCACGTGCTTCTGGCACAGCCCACTCCTTCCCAAATTCCCCGTCCTATTGTTCAGGACACAAAATCTTATCTAATGACTATCCTAGGGGTCAAGACTGCCCCCTTTTCTGATTGTGGACTCAGTCACTTGGCTGACAGCCTGCAACTTCCCCGCTCTCTGAGACAAGCACCAGCCCCCAGTTGGAAGGGGGAGGGGCCAAGAGCTTCCTTTGATCTGTAACTCTCAGGCGCTCTAAGCATACTGAAAATGGGCcataaagatttatttctcaCAATATGATGCCGATTTAATAACCCTCGGTTACTCTGCACACTAAGCAGCTCAATGTCTGGTTACAAGCACTCCTTCCTGAGGGAAAAGTGAAGATCTACCCACTCCTCACAAGGAACCAGTGACAAACCTAAGTTCAGCCTGGGGAACCTATCTGTTTGTTTGGCTGGCCTAATGTGGGTGGCTCCTTCGCATCTGCCTCAGAAAGTCTTTACCCAGTGTGGATGGGGGCTTCCCATAGCTTCATAAATGGAGGTCCTCTTGGTTAACTACCTCTCCCAAACACTCCAGCGCCTCTAAGACCTGAGGCCTCCTCATACAATTAGGACAGAACTGTATACAAATTCTTGGAAGAGCCAAATGAATCCTCAAATGTGGATCCAATGACAACCTCGCCCCCTTCCTTCTGTGAGGGAATGTCAATAGTCAACAAGCCCAATCATGTTGGACCCTTGCCAGTAGTCACAGCTGATCTGATGAAGATGGCAGCTGTTTTGCTCAGAGGACCTTGTTCTACAACAGGTCCAGGAaggaatttttcctaaaatacaaaatgaatctGAAATTTGCATGAAGgcataaaatttgaaaagttttaCAAAGAAAAGCAGTGCATAGAGTTCCAGCCTTCTACCCTAATGTAGAGAAGGGATGCTAAGAATCATGTGACATCAGCTCAGGACAGAAGAAAGGCCAGCAGAACCGGATGAGATACCTAGCCATGAGCCCAACACAGGGATGACGGGAGACCAAGCCATGAGCACACAGGGATGATGGGAGACCAAGCCATGTGCACATAGGGATGATGAGAGACCAAACCATGAGCACACAGGGATGATGGGAGACCAAACCATGAGCACACAGGGATGATGGGATATCAAGCCATGAGCCCAACACAGGGATAATGGGAGACCAAGCCATGAGCACACAGGGATGATGTGATATCAAGCCATGAGCCCAACACAGGGATGATGGGAGACCAAGCCATGAGCACACAGGGATGATGGGAGACCAAGCCATGTGCACACAGGGATGATGGGAGACCAAACCATGAGCACACAGGGATGATGGGAGACCAAGCCATGAGTGCACAGGGATGATGGGAGACCAAACCATGAGCACACAGGGATGATGGGATACCAAGCCATGAGCACACAAGGATGGTTCACCATGGGACTGGAGCAGCCAACAGAGGCAAAATGTGTTCAGCAAACAGAGCCAGGGGAACAAGTGCACACAGGGGAGAGAAAACTGGTGATCTCAAAGGACATATTatcttaaaattactttcttaaaaaaatccagaaatgaCTATAACATGAATACTAAACTTTGCGGTAAGGTGGTGACTCCAAGATATAAAACTCAAAGGATAAGAGGGGCACTATCAGAATGTTTGGCCCTGGTCCATCAAAGGAGGGCATTGCTGACGAAATTGAACTAGAAACTTCCACATGACTTTACCATTAAGTTTAGTTTCTTACTGAATTTGTTCATCAGAATTTTGGTCATGAGGAACCAAGTACAGGGTGGTCTAGATCAGGGCttcttaaaaatttctgcttaTGACCATTTTTTAcctgagattttatttatgtatttatagacAAGATTTCaccttgtagctctggctgacctagaacttgctatgtagaccaacttggtcttcaactcacagagagccacctgccctCTACCTCCTGatcaaaagcatgtgccactatactTGACTACCAGAGATATTTTTTCCACAAATTCAGATATACATAGAAAGAGAGGTAgatggatacatagatagatagatagatagatagatagatagatagatagatagatgaatacgtatgtataaatatatatgtgtagatAGGTTAAATTCACAAACCAaacatttgttttttaacaaatcataaagaaaatatattaaagtaaTTATTTGGTTTATGTAatacttttactattttttaaatttactactAAATATTAgagcaaatttgcatactaatgagcTAGATGCTAATTTTTGCATAAAGTTAAAATCTGGTCTGAATATTTGCTACTTCAAAACAGAGAATCTCCAGCGTTTTCTGAGTCAGGATTTTAATTTATAAACGGTGCTGAGAATGCCACTGTATAGTATACAAAAGCAAAAGTGTGTTtggggccatttcagaaattggTGGAAATACATTTAACAACCCAAAATTTAtttaacccaatttttaaaagaaattcaagttAGTAACTCACAGAACAATTTTAAGgtacatttctcaaaagaaatactGTTTGAATACTTCatgttaaaaatgtgaaaaaaatacagaaagtctttgttttctgaaattaaaactATTATGTTTCTTTAAGAGCAGAAAACTTTGTATGtactccagccccacccccatcataACATACGATGGCTTGGAATCTGAGCTGAGGCATTTCAGGCAGAGTTTACTGGTATGGTATGGTGGAAGGGCACACACTGTGCAAAAGTGCGTGTGCAAAAGTGCGTGTGTTCAGTACCAAGGCTGCGGTGGAGTCACATGACTCAGCGTGGTGCGAACGGCGGGAAGCCCCTTATATCAATCATGACttgcttaaatttgattttctgGTCCTTGCATCTTCAGAAGTCTTTCACTGTTACCATTTTTTGCTGACTCGGACACTTAGTTATGAGACCTGACTTTTAAGGAGCTGGGGTATAGGCAACAGGAATTTGCTTTCTCTCCTAGAGGCTGAAATCCGGGACCAGGTCTGCAAGTCTGGGTTCACTGCACCACCCATCCTGGAAGCAGTGGCTCCCTGGCGTCTCCGGACCTGGCTAACCCTGTCTCCCTTGCTCTCCCTAAGCACTCTTGACTATTCACATCAGTGCTGCAGGCAGTGTCCACCCCGGTGACTGACCACAGGCTGCTGAGGGCCCTGTTGTTGTTTCCTGGCGTCCTGGCTTAGCACCCTTACAGAGGAGCTCAGTAACCATAAAATAAGTCAAGTATAGTGTGGTACTCCTGCTcgtaggaggctgaggcaagaggagggCAAGTTTAGAGCCAGATTTGGAAGGTAATGAggacttgtttcaaaaaacaacaaaacaggggttggagaggtggctcccacttgctgctcttccagagaaactgagctcagttcccagcacccacatcaggtggctgacaactgtctggaactctgTCTCCTGGGGTACCCAATACCTCTTACCTCTGCTGGCACCTTCACCCACACCTCCACATATTGAATCAAAAACAAAGTAAGATAGTTTAAACCTCCACCCTCATGAAGCAAAGAGCAGCATGGATTTAAAGTGTCTCACTTGATAAAGTAGTTGCCACACAGATATGAGGCTTCGAGTTTGATCCCTAAAACCCATGTGAAACAGCTGCACATGGCGGTGTACACTTACAAACCCAGcatgaggaaggagaggcaggaggattcctgggactcactggccagccaacctaaccCACTTGGCAAGTCCTAGggtgaactcagagacctgtctcaaaacacaaagcgGGTGGCCCCTGAATAATGACACCAAAGGTTGTTCTCTGGCCCTCACATGTGTGCGTacatacctgcacatacacacaaacatgcatgcacatacatgcacacacaaattagCTTAATCCCCCTCTCTGTAACTGCATATATTGGGCCTGCTTCCAATTCCTCTGGATACCACCACATGCTGCACACACTGAGACCGTGGGAGGAGGAGCCGGTCGCGAGCATCTCaaccacacactacacacttgACAACCGAGCCGATggacttttattgttttttcttctatAGATTAATGTTAAAGCATTTTTTCACTGTgtgaaaagatttttatttgtaaacTAACGTCTTCctccatttaaataaaatatgttccaTGTCTCGATAACTTCACGTTGCCTACACCGCAGAGCTAATGgcattatgtgtatgaatataaaatatcaccTTTTATTCATTCAGTTTCAATCAAATTGGCTGATTCAAAATCGCAAGAGAAAATAGTTGATTTGGAAAGAGTGTACATTATCAGGCTTCTGAAGTgtgagtctttaaaaagacatccCGTGACTATAAGGAACTACTGGGGTTTGTTCTTTAGCCCACAGACGCTGGCGCATCATAAACTGTCTATGGGATACTGAGCAATCTTCATGGACCGCACTTGCCGAAGGGTGTGGAAGGTGGCGTCCCAGCTGTACTCTGGGGAGAGAAGCTTGGTGGGCTTGTTGAGGAAGAAATATTTGTTGAGGTATTTCTCATAGGTGCTGTTGAGTCCATTTTCTGCATCCAAAACAACTCCTTTCATGTATTCCTGAGTCAAGTCCAGAACCTTGAGGGGCACTCCGCCTACAATGGTGCCAGCGTAATAGAAGTCCCCCAACCCAAAGGGAATGTAGGCTGCGGACGCAGGTCTCCTCTCATAAGGAAGATCCCCTGTCTTCCGGAAATACCACCAAGCGTGGAGCTGGGCTACAGACATGCTCAGGGTCTCCACTCCAAACTCACTCTGGAAGACCAGGTTGGCGCTCATGCTGAAGAGGAAGTCCACCTCGTATCTGATGTGGTCTTGGATGTGCTCACCCAGGAGTTTCATGCGCATGAGGTCAAAGTTGGTCCACCATCTCTCCTCACCTATGAGGTGGATTTGAAAGGATTGCTGAGGGCCGTAGTCCATTTCAGGTAGCTGCAGGAACCTATCCACCATGACGTAGAAGATCACCTTATAGCCAGGCATGAAGAACTTACTGGCTGATCGCAAGAATGGGTCCAGGTACTGGTCGGTGAGACTGGAAAGACACGGAACAAGAAATTATGTTTCTAAATGGACTGGGTGCCCTCGAATATGCACCCACTAACAAGAATGTGCACACCACTAACAAGAGAAGCGTCCTTGGTACTGAAAACTCCAGTAGGTCAGGGTAGAAATGTTGGGTCTGAAGATCCACCAAGCTAGTTAGTAAGCCCATAGTTCTGACGACGGCCATGGAATTTCAGAACCACTGATTCCGAGCTAAGTGGGGCATTGCTTAAGAACTCTTGAGTGGCCTTATGGACCTAGCCTTGGTGATAGAGACTCATTATAGCACATTCTGTTTGGTATGCTCAGCAGTAGTGATCTCAAAAGAGGACTTATTTATAGCTCCTTGGGGGCAAAACATCTATGGATACTGAACCACATTCCCCAAGATAAAGGGGCAGTGCTCCACAGCATCTACCTGCCAACTGCAAACACAACCAAGCCCACGGTGATGTTCTGCTTTCTGTAATATTTCTCAAGGGCCTCTCTGTCGAAGGTGCCTTCCCATATGACTGGAGCCAGCCAGTCCGTGGTGGTGATGACGTCCACACGCATCCTATgggacacacacaaaagcagaaataaaatttgaCAGTGTGCTTCAACAGTCAAAAAAATGGACACAAGTCACCATGTCAAAGCCAAAAAAGAGGCGCAGGTTGGGTGTCATGGCACGGCCACAGTGATGGACACCCAATGCCGGATGTTCGCTAACCCTGAGATGTCACCGACGAGGTGCC
This window contains:
- the Glt6d1 gene encoding putative glycosyltransferase 6 domain-containing protein 1, whose product is MRAKKRLLMLLFCLFLLLMAKVFFRNLQEDELRRSDWFNPRMRVDVITTTDWLAPVIWEGTFDREALEKYYRKQNITVGLVVFAVGSLTDQYLDPFLRSASKFFMPGYKVIFYVMVDRFLQLPEMDYGPQQSFQIHLIGEERWWTNFDLMRMKLLGEHIQDHIRYEVDFLFSMSANLVFQSEFGVETLSMSVAQLHAWWYFRKTGDLPYERRPASAAYIPFGLGDFYYAGTIVGGVPLKVLDLTQEYMKGVVLDAENGLNSTYEKYLNKYFFLNKPTKLLSPEYSWDATFHTLRQVRSMKIAQYPIDSL